Proteins found in one Polyangia bacterium genomic segment:
- a CDS encoding GGDEF domain-containing protein, translating into MPSSRARNPLEDTTRTAHPPANSEPNDVDHAYLLVLAGSCMGEMYLIEKDKTVLGRGDKADVRLVDEGISREHAQLVREPDHIILEDLGSTNGTFCNGVRVKEQILADGDKILLGSATILKFTYHDKLDEAFQRQLSESALRDGLTKAFNKRYFGERLETEVTYSQRQRSPLSLIFIDIDHFKRINDTHGHPGGDAVLSELSAVAVESLRGEDIFARYGGEEFAVICRETDLRDAALLAERLRAVIEGHRFMFEGKSIPVTISVGVAHMPDPGVQSASDLVALADETMYRAKRGGRNRVCVRDALGSGPIKVPTA; encoded by the coding sequence ATGCCGTCTTCGCGCGCGCGCAATCCGCTGGAGGACACCACCCGGACCGCGCACCCTCCCGCCAACAGCGAACCCAATGACGTCGACCACGCCTACCTGTTGGTGCTGGCCGGGTCCTGCATGGGCGAGATGTACCTCATCGAGAAGGACAAGACCGTCCTCGGCCGCGGCGACAAAGCAGATGTTCGTCTGGTCGACGAGGGGATCTCCCGCGAGCACGCCCAGCTCGTGCGCGAGCCAGACCACATCATCCTTGAAGATCTGGGTTCGACCAACGGGACGTTCTGCAACGGCGTCCGCGTCAAGGAGCAGATCCTGGCCGACGGCGACAAGATCCTGCTGGGGTCGGCGACCATCCTGAAGTTCACCTATCACGACAAACTGGACGAGGCGTTCCAGCGCCAGCTGTCCGAATCGGCGCTGCGCGATGGCCTGACCAAGGCGTTCAACAAACGCTACTTCGGCGAGCGCCTGGAAACCGAGGTGACCTATTCGCAGCGGCAGCGATCGCCGCTGAGCTTGATCTTCATCGACATCGATCATTTCAAGCGCATCAACGACACGCACGGCCACCCCGGCGGCGACGCCGTCCTTTCCGAGCTGTCGGCGGTGGCCGTCGAATCGCTGCGCGGCGAGGACATCTTCGCCCGCTACGGCGGCGAGGAGTTCGCCGTCATCTGCCGCGAGACCGATCTGCGCGACGCTGCTCTGCTGGCCGAACGCCTGCGGGCCGTGATCGAAGGCCACCGCTTCATGTTCGAGGGCAAGTCGATCCCGGTGACCATCAGCGTCGGCGTGGCACACATGCCCGACCCGGGCGTGCAAAGCGCGTCCGATCTGGTGGCGCTGGCCGACGAGACCATGTATCGAGCCAAGCGCGGCGGACGCAACCGGGTCTGCGTGCGCGACGCGCTCGGTTCGGGTCCCATCAAGGTGCCGACAGCGTAG
- the aat gene encoding leucyl/phenylalanyl-tRNA--protein transferase codes for MDESESAADSDWPAGLVAVGGTLDPDRLLSAYRVGVFPWSSDPMLTWWSPDPRAVFDLDAFHPHRTVARTARRCGWTFAIDRDFAGVMRACAAATDDRPGTWITEEFIHSYSELFRRGHAHSVEVYEGDELVGGLYGVTIGAFFGGESMFHRRTDASKAAVSFLVERLRAGGFLLLDAQMPTPHLERLGATTLPRDEYLAQLRRALTVQATLSAP; via the coding sequence GTGGACGAGTCCGAATCAGCCGCTGACAGCGACTGGCCGGCTGGCCTGGTGGCCGTAGGCGGCACGCTGGATCCCGATCGCTTGCTGTCGGCGTACCGGGTGGGCGTGTTTCCCTGGTCGTCGGATCCGATGCTGACCTGGTGGTCGCCCGATCCCCGCGCGGTGTTCGACCTGGACGCCTTCCACCCCCACCGCACGGTGGCCCGCACGGCGCGCCGCTGCGGCTGGACGTTCGCCATCGATCGCGATTTTGCCGGCGTCATGCGGGCCTGCGCGGCGGCCACCGACGATCGCCCGGGCACGTGGATCACCGAGGAATTCATCCATTCGTACAGCGAGCTTTTTCGCCGCGGCCACGCCCACAGCGTCGAGGTCTACGAAGGCGACGAGCTGGTCGGCGGCCTTTACGGCGTGACCATCGGCGCCTTCTTCGGGGGCGAATCGATGTTCCACCGCCGCACCGACGCGTCGAAGGCGGCGGTTTCGTTCCTGGTGGAACGGCTGCGCGCCGGGGGTTTTCTGCTGCTGGACGCGCAGATGCCCACGCCGCACCTGGAACGCCTGGGCGCCACCACGCTGCCGCGCGACGAATACTTGGCCCAGTTGCGTCGGGCGCTAACCGTCCAGGCTACGCTGTCGGCACCTTGA